A genomic segment from Daphnia carinata strain CSIRO-1 chromosome 1, CSIRO_AGI_Dcar_HiC_V3, whole genome shotgun sequence encodes:
- the LOC130692027 gene encoding uncharacterized protein LOC130692027, with translation MTRLVSPEKKLRSCLLLLLVFLQPTRSAIIAHEKVSEIVQQAQRLLNTTLADGRLRSFELEGNNNSAVMAQLVQPLSLQIAVMQVTAALNREMNLPKWQAMLRALGGDREVLKRFAQMRSHFALLEKQLSAGQDGGIEEQLNQIAALSSSSTTWARVWQQLQTLIQEVDNLHDWFDRYQRNSAVVNERTLRDFSETVHSGLTIEKALTSIHEAVCPYIMDDEDMERPDNSSVSCNGGVLETLQTALTRANDSFICSLPKSTHQLVYDLYALLTLTDAKGYAMMQFSWMLLRLYGKGSYTTETEKARIDFERRMTEKAEAAQNVLSNLTNWMWKCDTPKSRQIENETYIQFTELLQGYVVNEVDLNQDNTCKESCSAYSNSQEKGCFGNQFCANSRRCSSGRIYNCGFIEADSNVCVTKAPGRRYDWIQYKSGRVFGQKSECNSSTSKNVKTDSWWRWVFWHCSYCMCLCDQPGPQSDRYVSLQSALAASASNRLMTGVRFVKKNRVLHIQIQEGEALPQGSVNETTLQWQPITPITVPSGQHETVEDGLGYATLRYEERALDLDDLVAPKGHVITGLRFRKLGGHLNLEAQASPIDFMTGSIDSERAIWLSNDNTPVTETNPRTKVSLLSPDVSTRSHIPSVPDSASDQFIEFQVTSLEKDVSQTTVPFIEATPVAPEPPVWLTGIGIYHKGQPGYGGYVAFRIATLNFSDYMTVSSDEYNYTVEEDTLG, from the exons atGACACGGCTTGTGTCACCCGAGAAGAAGCTACGCAGTTGCTTGCTGCTTCTACTTGTGTTTCTGCAACCGACTAGGTCAGCCATCATAGCACACGAGAAAGTAAGCGAAATTGTTCAACAAGCTCAGCGTTTACTGAATACTACTTTAGCTGACGGGAGGTTACGCTCGTTCGAACTGgaaggaaacaacaacagcgcTGTGATGGCACAGCTCGTTCAGCCTTTATCATTGCAAATAGCTGTGATGCAGGTTACAGCAGCCCTGAATCGCGAAATGAATTTGCCAAAATGGCAGGCCATGCTACGAGCTCTCGGTGGCGATCGCGAAGTGCTCAAACGGTTTGCGCAAATGCGCTCGCACTTTGCTTTGTTAGAGAAACAGCTGAGCGCTGGCCAAGATGGAGGCATTGAGGAACAACTCAATCAGATTGCTGCGCTCAGCTCTTCATCTACGACATGGGCGCGTGTTTGGCAACAACTGCAAACACTGATACAAGAGGTCGACAATCTACACGACTGGTTCGACCGTTACCAACGCAATTCAGCTGTCGTTAACGAGCGTACTTTACGCGACTTTTCCGAGACTGTCCACAGTGGATTAACTATCGAGAAAGCTTTAACTTCGATTCACGAAGCTGTTTGTCCTTACATCATGGACGACGAGGACATGGAACGACCCGATAACAGCTCAGTTAGTTGTAACGGAGGAGTTCTGGAAACCCTGCAAACGGCTTTGACTCGG GCTAACGATAGCTTTATCTGTTCCTTGCCCAAGTCGACGCATCAACTTGTCTACGACCTATATGCCCTTTTAACTTTGACTGACGCCAAAGGTTACGCAATGATGCAGTTCTCATGGATGCTTTTGCGTCTCTATGGAAAAG GGAGTTATACTACTGAAACAGAAAAGGCAAGAATCGACTTCGAAAGGCGCATGACTGAAAAAGCGGAGGCTGCACAAAACGTTTTATCAAATCTGACTAATTGGATGTGGAAATGCGATACACCCAAAAGTAGACAGATCGAGAACGAAACGTATATTCAGTTCACAGAATTACTGCAA GGCTACGTAGTCAACGAAGTGGATCTCAACCAAGACAACACTTGCAAAGAAAGTTGTTCAGCTTACTCAAATAGCCAAGAAAAGGGTTGCTTCGGCAATCAATTTTGCGCAAATTCGCGGCGGTGTTCCAGCGGACGCATTTATAATTGCGGTTTCATCGAAGCCGATTCGAACGTCTGCGTAACTAAAGCGCCTGGAAGACGCTACGATTGGATTCAGTACAAAAGCGGTCGGGTATTCGGTCAAAAGTCGGAATGCAACTCATCTACTAGCAAGAACGTGAAGACCGATTCGTGGTGGCGCTGGGTTTTCTGGCATTGTTCCTACTGCATGTGTCTTTGCGATCAACCTGGACCACAATCGGATCGATACGTGAGCCTGCAATCGGCGCTAGCAGCCTCTGCTAGCAATCGGTTGATGACCGGAGTTCGCTTCGTGAAGAAGAATCGGGTATTGCACATTCAAATTCAAGAAGGCGAAGCATTACCGCAAGGCTCGGTTAACGAGACGACGCTTCAGTGGCAGCCAATTACCCCCATTACGGTACCAAGTGGCCAACATGAAACTGTAGAAGACGGACTTGGATATGCCACTCTGCGCTACGAAGAGCGAGCTCTTGATCTCGACGATTTGGTTGCCCCGAAAGGACACGTTATAACTGGATTGCGCTTCCGCAAATTGGGTGGTCATCTGAATTTAGAGGCTCAAGCATCGCCCATCGATTTCATGACTGGTTCAATCGACAGCGAACGTGCCATTTGGCTGTCTAACGACAACACTCCCGTTACGGAAACAAACCCACGTACGAAAGTGTCCCTATTGTCGCCTGATGTGTCCACGCGCTCTCACATACCATCTGTACCCGATTCAGCCTCGGATCAATTCATAGAATTCCAAGTTACGTCCTTGGAAAAAGACGTATCTCAAACTACGGTGCCTTTTATTGAAGCTACTCCAGTAGCGCCCGAACCACCAGTTTGGTTGACGGGAATCGGTATCTATCACAAAGGCCAACCTGGATATGGCGGATACGTCGCCTTCCGCATTGCCACGCTCAACTTTTCTGATTACATGACGGTCTCTTCAGACGAATACAATTACACCGTCGAAGAAGACACTCTTGGTTAA